The following coding sequences are from one Osmia bicornis bicornis unplaced genomic scaffold, iOsmBic2.1, whole genome shotgun sequence window:
- the LOC123988882 gene encoding uncharacterized protein LOC123988882 — protein MLTTSTTAHQIRILIDPGSEISFISEELTRLLNLRRHRSSITIIGVGGTKSTETKGVVTVILQSMHSQQTVCIQAHVLTAVSTILPSFSMRTPDWPHIRKLRLADNDFLTPRPVDLIIGADFYGRIIKPNIIKGSPTTPIAQLSIFGWLVIGPVNESHSTTRYSHFAVAQDDQSNLQELLTKFWVQEESPMDIPSTLTPEEEECESHFCATHTRDHTGRYIVRIPLKAPASLLGNSHKIAHRCLQSTLRRLSKDSTYNQLYVEFMKEYEELGHMVKAPDHQRISSREAENVGPDGEMTLAHDASASGGLRVSSDGSTPQTSAHLQPYYLPHHGVLRLDSSTTKLRVVFNGSKATTSGKSVNDLMHTGANLLLNVTDVLIWLRHYHHIFATDITKMYRQVAVHKDDWDLQRILWIDEDRNVIPYQLTTVTYGTKAAPFLATRALMQLVHDEGHRFPLATPSLTHGRYVDDIFGGADSISELVEVAQQLIALCNAGGFPLAKWHATHPDLLRAVSSSTQSSAPISFDDCTTKLLGIQWMPQTDAFGFSSTLTDQPSKCSKRLVLSEVARIFDPLGFVSPVIVRAKMLLQELWLHKINWDDQLPSQIVSRWFIIREDLKGLAKLTIPRWFNTWNNSTVEIHGFSDASQLAMAAVIYITVSSPSNDSMTSLVCSKTKVAPLKRLTIPRLELSAALLLAKLTKYVQSTLKVKINATHLWTDSQVSLIWIKSQASRWKDYVRNRVIQIQELTPNAHWRHVPGTSNPADCASRGISTDQLQRLELWWKGPPWMARNQDHWPEQKEFSTLNSELEVRPNVSLFASAQKLSYHWNLIYKYSSLIKLYRLTALCFRFALRLKRKLETPPVIIIPSCDMEKAQLFWIHATQHLYFTSETKTLNSGSTLPATHPFSRLTAFIDSQGTIRVGGRLTNTALSRDEKHPAILPRDAHLSKIIIEDAHKRTFHGGTQLTLAYIRQRYWIIGGRAPVKSHILRCVVCARQRGIRARQMMGQLPLCRVTPSRPFAHTGVDYAGPITMKNSKGRGSKTIKGWICVFVCFSSSAVHLEVVSDYSTEGFLAAYRRFSSRRGIAHKLYSDCGTNFIGAQAELKRLFTSSSQEHRQIASILSADSTQWMFNPPAAPHMGGKWEAVVKSIKYHLRRTIGELLLTFEEFSTLLTQIEAVLNSRPLEPLSDDPDDISALTPGHFLIGSALNTIPEPSLLDVSPGRLSKWQLIQQRVQHFWSQWSRHYLQRLQSISKWHHPSNDIKTGSLVLLTNEHLPPSKWPLARVTEVHPGKDALTRVATVKTATTTLVRPITKLVILPVHHQAELTSAETSSTSC, from the coding sequence ATGCTCACCACCTCAACAACAGCTCACCAAATCCGCATCTTAATCGATCCAGGTTCCGAAATCTCGTTCATCTCCGAAGAACTCACCCGTCTGCTCAACCTTCGGAGACACAGATCATCCATCACAATCATTGGTGTTGGTGGAACAAAATCAACTGAAACAAAGGGTGTGGTCACTGTCATACTCCAATCGATGCATTCACAACAGACTGTCTGCATCCAGGCTCACGTGCTCACAGCCGTATCGACAATCCTGCCATCGTTTTCAATGAGAACTCCGGATTGGCCTCACATTAGAAAATTGAGGTTGGCGGACAATGATTTCTTGACACCACGACCAGTCGATTTAATCATTGGAGCGGATTTCTACGGAAGGATCATCAAGCCAAATATCATCAAGGGCTCACCAACAACACCAATTGCTCAACTTTCCATTTTTGGATGGCTCGTCATTGGCCCAGTCAACGAATCACATTCTACCACTCGTTATTCACATTTTGCAGTTGCTCAAGACGACCAGAGCAATCTGCAAGAGCTGCTCACCAAATTCTGGGTTCAAGAGGAATCACCAATGGATATTCCAAGCACGCTCACtccggaggaagaagaatgcgaaTCACATTTCTGTGCGACTCACACTCGTGATCACACTGGAAGGTACATCGTTCGCATTCCACTCAAGGCACCAGCATCGCTCTTAGGCAATTCACACAAGATTGCTCACAGATGTCTACAAAGCACGTTGCGACGACTCTCCAAGGATTCAACATACAACCAGCTCTACGTCGAGTTCATGAAAGAGTACGAAGAATTGGGACACATGGTAAAGGCTCCAGATCACCAACGAATCTCATCAAGAGAGGCTGAGAACGTTGGGCCTGATGGGGAGATGACCTTGGCACATGATGCTTCGGCATCAGGAGGGTTGAGGGTCTCTTCTGACGGTTCAACACCTCAGACCTCTGCTCATCTTCAACCATATTATTTGCCTCACCATGGAGTTCTACGTCTCGACAGTTCAACAACGAAGCTCAGGGTTGTATTCAACGGATCAAAAGCTACGACATCAGGCAAATCAGTCAACGATTTAATGCATACTGGTGCTAATTTGCTCTTGAATGTTACAGATGTTCTAATTTGGCTTCGCCATTATCACCACATTTTTGCCACAGACATCACAAAAATGTATCGCCAGGTAGCAGTTCACAAGGATGATTGGGATCTCCAGCGAATCCTTTGGATCGATGAAGACCGCAACGTCATCCCTTACCAGCTCACAACTGTCACGTACGGTACGAAGGCGGCTCCCTTCCTGGCGACACGAGCACTCATGCAACTTGTTCACGATGAGGGTCATCGATTCCCTCTGGCAACGCCCTCGCTCACACATGGCAGATATGTGGACGATATCTTTGGAGGAGCAGACTCAATTTCGGAACTTGTGGAGGTCGCTCAACAGCTGATTGCATTGTGCAACGCGGGCggatttccactcgcaaaatggcatgCGACTCACCCAGATCTTCTACGGGCTGTTTCGTCATCCACACAATCGTCAGCTCCCATATCATTTGACGACTGCACTACCAAATTACTCGGTATTCAATGGATGCCTCAAACTGACGCATTCGGCTTCTCATCAACTTTGACTGATCAACCAAGTAAGTGTTCAAAACGCCTCGTATTGTCCGAAGTGGCTCGGATATTTGATCCATTAGGTTTCGTCTCACCGGTAATAGTACGAGCAAAAATGCTATTGCAAGAACTCTGGCTACACAAAATCAATTGGGACGACCAATTACCGTCTCAAATTGTATCACGATGGTTCATCATCAGAGAAGATCTCAAAGGTTTGGCCAAACTGACAATTCCAAGATGGTTCAACACATGGAACAATTCAACTGTAGAAATTCATGGATTCTCTGATGCTTCTCAACTTGCCATGGCAGCAGTGATTTACATCACTGTCAGCTCTCCGTCCAACGACTCAATGACGTCACTTGTCTGCTCTAAGACAAAGGttgcaccactgaagaggctCACAATACCAAGATTGGAGTTGTCTGCAGCACTTCTATTGGCAaaactcacaaaatatgttcaaTCAACGCTCAAGGTGAAGATCAATGCAACGCACCTGTGGACGGACTCTCAAGTTTCGCTCATATGGATCAAATCGCAAGCATCACGTTGGAAGGATTATGTTCGGAACAGAGTCATTCAGATCCAAGAACTCACTCCAAATGCGCATTGGAGGCATGTTCCAGGTACTTCTAATCCAGCCGACTGTGCTTCCCGAGGCATTTCGACAGATCAACTTCAACGATTAGAGCTTTGGTGGAAAGGTCCTCCATGGATGGCTCGAAATCAAGATCATTGGCCAGAGCAAAAGGAATTCTCAACTTTAAACAGCGAGCTCGAAGTGAGACCCAATGTCTCACTCTTTGCTTCAGCTCAAAAGCTAAGTTATCATTGGAATctcatttacaaatattcatcTCTTATTAAGCTGTATAGACTGACTGCACTTTGTTTCAGGTTTGCCTTACGGCTTAAGAGAAAGCTCGAAACTCCTCCTGTGATCATCATACCATCCTGCGACATGGAGAAGGCGCAGCTCTTTTGGATTCACGCGACTCAACACTTGTATTTCACCAGCGAAACCAAGACGCTCAACTCAGGCTCAACCCTGCCTGCAACTCACCCCTTCAGTCGCCTCACCGCCTTCATCGATTCGCAGGGAACAATACGAGTAGGAGGAAGACTCACAAACACAGCGCTCAGCAGGGATGAAAAACATCCAGCGATCCTCCCACGGGACGCTCACCTGTCGAAGATCATCATTGAAGATGCTCACAAGCGAACATTTCACGGAGGAACGCAGCTCACGCTCGCATACATTCGACAACGGTACTGGATCATCGGTGGCAGAGCTCCTGTAAAATCTCACATTTTGAGATGTGTCGTGTGTGCTCGTCAGAGGGGGATTCGTGCTCGTCAGATGATGGGTCAACTACCTCTCTGTCGAGTCACACCATCACGACCATTCGCTCACACCGGTGTCGATTATGCAGGACCAatcacaatgaaaaattcaaagggaaGAGGCTCGAAAACAATCAAGGGATGGATCTGCGTGTTCGTATGTTTCTCCTCATCAGCTGTTCACCTCGAGGTTGTCAGCGATTACTCAACCGAGGGATTTCTGGCAGCCTACAGAAGATTCTCATCACGAAGAGGGATCGCTCACAAGTTGTACTCTGACTGTGGTACAAATTTCATTGGAGCACAGGCAGAGCTCAAACGCCTGTTCACGTCAAGTTCACAGGAGCACCGACAGATCGCATCGATTCTGTCAGCTGACAGCACTCAATGGATGTTCAACCCACCAGCTGCTCCTCACATGGGAGGAAAATGGGAAGCTGTGGTGAAATCAATCAAGTACCATCTCAGGAGAACAATTGGTGAGCTCTTACTAACATTCGAAGAGTTTTCCACTCTCCTCACACAGATCGAAGCGGTGCTCAACTCAAGACCATTGGAGCCGCTCAGTGACGATCCCGACGACATTTCTGCGCTCACCCCAGGACACTTCCTCATCGGTTCAGCGCTCAACACGATACCAGAACCATCACTGCTCGACGTCTCACCAGGTAGATTGTCGAAATGGCAACTGATCCAGCAGAGGGTTCAACACTTCTGGTCTCAGTGGTCTCGACACTACCTGCAGAGACTGCAATCAATCTCAAAGTGGCATCATCCATCAAACGACATCAAGACAGGCTCGTTGGTGCTGCTCACGAACGAGCATCTTCCACCGAGCAAGTGGCCACTCGCAAGAGTGACCGAAGTTCACCCCGGCAAGGATGCCCTCACCAGGGTTGCAACCGTGAAGACTGCAACCACGACTCTCGTCAGACCGATCACCAAGCTTGTCATCCTGCCTGTTCACCATCAAGCTGAGCTCACCTCTGCAGAAACATCATCAACGAGTTGCTGA